Proteins from a single region of Bombus pascuorum chromosome 5, iyBomPasc1.1, whole genome shotgun sequence:
- the LOC132906964 gene encoding mitochondrial assembly of ribosomal large subunit protein 1, whose translation MRTALTSLLRTKIQFYKYLKPRTNNVVTYSQLRQITMFSNNNQRQFNNDENIENETHNLVGSLSTTHKVFKDENAEIIFDVSEKQEMINLEDLRIEEEPHDPYEGINLKRGVNGVFEIEDLISLLQKSNAKNIFVTSVPSELQYVDYVVIVTGKSKKHMQSVANFVRKVYKLKKDKTDFLPKIEGEDSKDWLALDLGNIVLHIFSSSARSLYDLETLWSVGPDYDDKSRSSTDEDIMEQYNTFLSDLEPIENNDDDKKNEMYRQ comes from the exons ATGCGAACTGCATTAACAAGTCTTTTACgaacaaaaatacaattttataaatatttaaaacctcgtacaaaTAATGTAGTAACATATTCTCAATTAAGACAAATTACGatgttttcaaataataatcaaagACAATTTAataacgatgaaaatattgaaaacgaAACACATAACCTAGTCGGTTCGCTTAGTACCACTCATAAAGTTTTTAAAGATGAAAatgcagaaattatttttgatgtcagtgaaaaacaagaaatgattaatttagaAGATTTAAGAATTGAGGAAGAACCTCACGATCCTTATGaaggaataaatttaaaac GTGGCGTAAATGGCGTGTTTGAAATAGAAGATCTTATATCATTATTACAAAAAAGTAATGCcaaaaatatctttgttaCTTCTGTACCCTCTGAATTACAATATGTTGATTACGTAGTTATAGTAACAGGTAAATCAAAGAAGCATATGCAGTCAGTTGCTAAttttgtccggaaagtgtataaattaaaaaaggacaAAACAGATTTCTTGCcaaaaattgaaggagaagATTCAAAAGATTGGCTTGCTTTAGATTTAG GAAATATCGtattgcatattttttcaAGTTCTGCTAGATCATTATATGATTTAGAAACATTGTGGTCAGTTGGGCCTGATTATGATGATAAAAGTAGAAGTTCTACTGACGAAGACATTATGGAACAATATAATACGTTTTTGTCTGATTTAGAACCAATTGAGaataatgatgatgataaaaagaatgaaatgtatagacaataa